The following coding sequences lie in one Arabidopsis thaliana chromosome 3, partial sequence genomic window:
- the ABCC3 gene encoding multidrug resistance-associated protein 3 produces the protein MDFLGSTTGSGTLAMLFSFSESILPLDSRSFLLKPLFLRWLSGFLHSVLLLVLFFSWVRKKIRGDSGVTESLKDRRDFGFKSALFCSLALSLLNLVLMSLSGFYWYESGWLDNEQLVSSLGFLLGMVSWGVLSICLHRCRDCEHKKAPFLLRLWLVFYLVVSCYSLVVDFVMYERRETVPVHLLVFDIVAFIAAVFLGYVAVLKKDRSNSNGVLEEPLLNGGDSRVGGDDSVELNKTNGSGEATPYSRAGILSLLTFSWMSPLIDIGNKKTLDLEDVPQLHDTDSVVGLAPKFRSMLESPDGGERSGVTTFKLIKALYFTAQWEILVTAFFAFIYTVASYVGPALIDTFVQYLNGRRQYNHEGYVLVITFFAAKIVECLSQRHWFFRLQKVGIRMRSALVAMIYEKGLTLSCQSKQGRTSGEIINFMTVDAERIGNFSWYMHDPWMVLLQVGLALWILYRNLGLASIAALVATIIVMLINFPFGRMQERFQEKLMEAKDSRMKSTSEILRNMRILKLQGWEMKFLSKIFDLRKSEEGWLKKYVYNSAVISFVFWGAPTLVSVSTFGACILLGIPLESGKILSALATFRILQEPIYNLPDTISMIVQTKVSLDRLASYLCLDNLQPDIVERLPKGSSDVAVEVINSTLSWDVSSSNPTLKDINFKVFPGMKVAVCGTVGSGKSSLLSSLLGEVPKVSGSLKVCGTKAYVAQSPWIQSGKIEDNILFGKPMERERYDKVLEACSLSKDLEILSFGDQTVIGERGINLSGGQKQRIQIARALYQDADIYLFDDPFSAVDAHTGSHLFKEVLLGLLCSKSVIYVTHQVEFLPAADLILVMKDGRISQAGKYNDILNSGTDFMELIGAHQEALAVVDSVDANSVSEKSALGQENVIVKDAIAVDEKLESQDLKNDKLESVEPQRQIIQEEEREKGSVALDVYWKYITLAYGGALVPFILLGQVLFQLLQIGSNYWMAWATPVSEDVQAPVKLSTLMIVYVALAFGSSLCILLRATLLVTAGYKTATELFHKMHHCIFRSPMSFFDSTPSGRIMSRASTDQSAVDLELPYQFGSVAITVIQLIGIIGVMSQVSWLVFLVFIPVVAASIWYQRYYIAAARELSRLVGVCKAPLIQHFSETISGATTIRSFSQEFRFRSDNMRLSDGYSRPKFYTAGAMEWLCFRLDMLSSLTFVFSLVFLVSIPTGVIDPSLAGLAVTYGLSLNTLQAWLIWTLCNLENKIISVERILQYASVPSEPPLVIESNRPEQSWPSRGEVEIRDLQVRYAPHMPLVLRGITCTFKGGLRTGIVGRTGSGKSTLIQTLFRIVEPSAGEIRIDGVNILTIGLHDLRLRLSIIPQDPTMFEGTMRSNLDPLEEYTDDQIWEALDKCQLGDEVRKKEQKLDSSVSENGDNWSMGQRQLVCLGRVLLKRSKILVLDEATASVDTATDNLIQKTLREHFSDCTVITIAHRISSVIDSDMVLLLSNGLSEKNLKFIRWNLCAYETLRNVLLCSICRDH, from the exons ATGGACTTTCTCGGTTCCACGACGGGTAGCGGTACGTTAGCAATGTTGTTCTCGTTTTCGGAATCTATTTTGCCTCTGGATTCTAGGTCTTTCCTTCTGAAACCTCTTTTCCTGAGATGGCTTTCTGGTTTCTTACACTCGGTTTTGTTGCTGGTCCTGTTTTTCTCATGGGTTCGTAAGAAAATTAGGGGGGATAGTGGTGTTACGGAGAGTTTGAAAGATAGGAGGGATTTTGGGTTTAAGTCAGCTCTGTTTTGTAGTTTAGCTCTGTCTCTGCTTAATCTCGTGTTGATGTCGTTGAGTGGTTTCTATTGGTACGAGAGTGGCTGGTTAGATAATGAACAGCTAGTTTCCTCCCTTGGGTTTCTTTTGGGAATGGTTTCTTGGGGGGTTTTGTCGATTTGTTTGCATCGCTGCAGAGATTGTGAGCATAAAAAGGCTCCCTTTTTACTTAGGCTATGGTTGGTTTTCTATCTAGTGGTCTCTTGCTACTCTCTTGTGGTAGATTTTGTGATGTACGAGAGACGTGAAACCGTACCTGTTCACCTTCTAGTGTTCGATATAGTCGCTTTTATTGCTGCTGTGTTTCTCGGTTACGTGGCTGTCCTCAAGAAAGATAGAAGCAACAGCAATGGAGTTTTGGAAGAGCCTCTGTTGAACGGTGGTGATTCTCGTGTTGGTGGTGATGACAGCGTTGAGTTAAATAAAACCAATGGGAGTGGTGAGGCTACTCCTTACTCGAGAGCTGGCATTCTCAGTCTTTTGACTTTCTCATGGATGAGTCCATTAATAGACAttggaaacaagaaaaccCTTGATCTAGAAGATGTTCCGCAGCTTCATGATACTGACAGCGTAGTCGGGTTAGCTCCTAAGTTTCGGAGTATGCTTGAATCACCAGATGGGGGCGAGAGAAGTGGCGTTACCACGTTCAAGCTTATAAAAGCCTTGTATTTTACGGCTCAGTGGGAGATTCTAGTGACAGCCTTCTTTGCTTTCATCTACACGGTTGCATCATATGTTGGGCCAGCACTCATTGATACTTTCGTGCAATACCTTAATGGACGTAGGCAGTATAACCATGAAGGATATGTGCTAGTCATTACTTTCTTTGCTGCTAAGATTGTGGAGTGCCTTTCACAGAGACATTGGTTCTTTAGGCTACAGAAGGTTGGTATTAGGATGAGATCAGCCTTGGTTGCGATGATATATGAAAAGGGTCTGACCCTTTCATGTCAGTCAAAGCAAGGACGCACAAGTGGGGAGATTATAAATTTCATGACTGTGGATGCGGAGAGGATTGGTAATTTCAGTTGGTACATGCATGACCCCTGGATGGTCTTGTTACAAGTCGGTCTAGCTCTGTGGATCTTGTATAGAAATCTTGGACTAGCATCAATAGCGGCTTTAGTTGCTACCATTATAGTAATGCTTATAAATTTTCCATTCGGGAGAATGCAAGAGAGGTTTCAGGAGAAGTTAATGGAAGCTAAGGATAGCCGGATGAAATCAACATCTGAGATCTTAAGAAACATGAGGATTCTCAAGCTTCAGGGATGGGAAATGAAGTTTCTCTCCAAGATTTTTGATCTTCGGAAATCTGAGGAAGGATGGCTGAAAAAGTATGTGTATAACTCGGCtgttattagttttgttttctggggGGCTCCTACTCTGGTGTCAGTCTCCACTTTTGGTGCTTGTATACTTCTTGGAATCCCCCTTGAATCAGGAAAGATACTCTCTGCACTTGCAACCTTCAGGATTCTACAAGAGCCGATCTACAATCTTCCCGACACTATCTCCATGATTGTGCAGACTAAAGTCTCTCTTGATAGACTTGCATCCTACCTTTGCCTGGACAATTTGCAGCCTGACATTGTAGAGAGGCTTCCTAAGGGAAGTTCAGACGTGGCAGTAGAAGTGATCAACAGCACTTTATCTTGGGATGTCTCATCCTCTAACCCGACTctcaaagacataaatttCAAGGTCTTTCCTGGGATGAAGGTTGCAGTTTGTGGTACCGTTGGCTCTGGGAAATCGAGCTTACTTTCATCTTTACTAGGAGAAGTACCCAAGGTATCTGGAAGTCTTAAGGTTTGTGGGACAAAAGCGTATGTTGCGCAATCTCCTTGGATTCAGAGTGGTAAAATTGAGGATAACATCTTGTTTGGCAAACCTATGGAAAGAGAACGATATGATAAGGTGCTTGAAGCATGTTCGTTGAGTAAGGATCTGGAGATACTTTCATTCGGTGATCAGACCGTTATTGGAGAACGCGGCATTAATTTGAGTGGTGGGCAAAAGCAAAGGATACAGATTGCACGTGCTCTCTACCAAGATGCTGATATCTATCTGTTCGATGATCCTTTTAGCGCTGTGGATGCACACACAGGGTCACATCTCTTTAAG GAAGTTCTACTGGGGCTTTTGTGTTCCAAATCGGTTATATATGTTACTCATCAAGTTGAGTTCTTACCTGCTGCTGATCTTATACTG GTCATGAAAGATGGGAGAATCAGCCAAGCTGGAAAATACAATGATATCCTCAACTCTGGAACTGATTTCATGGAGCTTATAGGTGCGCATCAGGAGGCTCTTGCAGTAGTTGATTCTGTTGATGCCAATTCTGTTTCTGAGAAATCAGCTTTAGGCCAAGAAAATGTAATTGTGAAAGATGCTATCGCTGTTGATGAGAAACTAGAAAGTCAGGATCTGAAGAATGATAAATTAGAATCTGTGGAGCCCCAAAGACAAATTATTCAAGAGGAAGAGAGGGAGAAAGGTAGTGTCGCTTTGGATGTGTACTGGAAATATATCACACTGGCATATGGAGGAGCTCTTGTGCCTTTCATATTGTTGGGGCAAGTTCTCTTTCAGCTTCTACAGATTGGAAGCAACTACTGGATGGCTTGGGCTACTCCTGTTTCTGAGGATGTGCAAGCTCCTGTGAAACTTTCCACGTTAATGATTGTGTATGTGGCTTTGGCCTTTGGAAGTTCCCTCTGCATTCTTCTTAGAGCCACGCTTCTTGTCACTGCTGGTTACAAGACTGCTACTGAACTGTTTCATAAAATGCATCACTGCATATTCCGTTCTCCTATGTCTTTCTTTGATTCCACTCCAAGTGGAAGAATCATGAGTAGA GCTTCTACCGACCAATCCGCAGTAGATTTGGAACTACCGTATCAATTTGGATCAGTTGCTATCACAGTGATTCAGCTTATTGGAATCATTGGAGTAATGTCTCAAGTTTCTTGGCTGGTTTTTCTCGTCTTCATCCCTGTGGTTGCTGCCTCCATATGGTATCAG CGGTATTACATAGCTGCAGCACGAGAACTTTCGCGGTTAGTTGGAGTATGCAAAGCTCCTCTAATTCAGCATTTTTCTGAAACGATTTCAGGGGCGACAACCATTAGGAGTTTCAGCCAAGAATTTAGATTCCGTTCTGACAACATGAGGCTAAGTGATGGTTACTCTAGGCCCAAATTCTATACAGCTGGAGCAATGGAATGGCTTTGCTTTCGCCTTGATATGTTGTCATCACTTACATTTGTCTTTTCATTGGTTTTCTTGGTCTCCATACCTACTGGAGTGATTGATCCAAGTCTCGCGGGATTAGCCGTGACTTATGGACTCAGTTTGAATACTCTGCAAGCTTGGCTGATTTGGACTCTCTGTAATCTTGAGAACAAAATCATATCGGTAGAGAGGATTCTTCAATATGCAAGTGTTCCCAGTGAACCACCTCTTGTGATAGAATCAAACCGACCTGAGCAATCATGGCCTTCACGTGGTGAAGTTGAAATCCGTGATCTTCAG GTCCGATATGCTCCACATATGCCTCTTGTGTTGCGAGGAATAACATGCACATTCAAAGGAGGTTTAAGAACAGGAATTGTTGGAAGGACAGGAAGCGGGAAATCGACTTTGATACAAACTCTTTTCCGCATTGTAGAACCTTCAGCTGGAGAAATCAGGATTGATGGAGTGAATATTTTGACCATTGGGTTGCATGACTTGCGTTTAAGACTAAGCATCATACCCCAAGATCCAACCATGTTTGAAGGAACAATGAGAAGTAACTTGGACCCTCTTGAAGAGTACACAGATGATCAAATCTGGGAG GCTCTTGACAAGTGCCAACTAGGAGACGAGGTGAGGAAAAAAGAGCAAAAGCTCGATTCCAGTGTGAGCGAGAATGGAGACAATTGGAGTATGGGTCAGAGACAACTAGTGTGTCTCGGGAGAGTTCTTCTCAAGAGAAGCAAAATCTTGGTGCTTGATGAAGCCACTGCTTCTGTTGACACTGCAACTGACAATCTGATTCAGAAAACGCTAAGAGAACACTTCTCAGACTGTACAGTGATAACCATTGCACACAGGATATCTTCAGTTATTGACAGCGACATGGttctgcttctaagcaatggTTTGTctgaaaaaaatctcaaattcatTCGATGGAACTTGTGTGCATATGAAACATTGAGAAATGTCTTGTTGTGTTCTATTTGCAGGGATCATTGA
- the ABCC3 gene encoding multidrug resistance-associated protein 3 (multidrug resistance-associated protein 3 (MRP3); FUNCTIONS IN: chlorophyll catabolite transmembrane transporter activity, ATPase activity, coupled to transmembrane movement of substances, glutathione S-conjugate-exporting ATPase activity; INVOLVED IN: transport, transmembrane transport; LOCATED IN: apoplast, vacuolar membrane, plasma membrane, plant-type vacuole; EXPRESSED IN: 6 plant structures; EXPRESSED DURING: seedling growth; CONTAINS InterPro DOMAIN/s: ATPase, AAA+ type, core (InterPro:IPR003593), ABC transporter-like (InterPro:IPR003439), ABC transporter, transmembrane domain, type 1 (InterPro:IPR011527), ABC transporter integral membrane type 1 (InterPro:IPR017940), ABC transporter, transmembrane domain (InterPro:IPR001140), ABC transporter, conserved site (InterPro:IPR017871); BEST Arabidopsis thaliana protein match is: multidrug resistance-associated protein 8 (TAIR:AT3G13090.1); Has 35333 Blast hits to 34131 proteins in 2444 species: Archae - 798; Bacteria - 22429; Metazoa - 974; Fungi - 991; Plants - 531; Viruses - 0; Other Eukaryotes - 9610 (source: NCBI BLink).) yields the protein MDFLGSTTGSGTLAMLFSFSESILPLDSRSFLLKPLFLRWLSGFLHSVLLLVLFFSWVRKKIRGDSGVTESLKDRRDFGFKSALFCSLALSLLNLVLMSLSGFYWYESGWLDNEQLVSSLGFLLGMVSWGVLSICLHRCRDCEHKKAPFLLRLWLVFYLVVSCYSLVVDFVMYERRETVPVHLLVFDIVAFIAAVFLGYVAVLKKDRSNSNGVLEEPLLNGGDSRVGGDDSVELNKTNGSGEATPYSRAGILSLLTFSWMSPLIDIGNKKTLDLEDVPQLHDTDSVVGLAPKFRSMLESPDGGERSGVTTFKLIKALYFTAQWEILVTAFFAFIYTVASYVGPALIDTFVQYLNGRRQYNHEGYVLVITFFAAKIVECLSQRHWFFRLQKVGIRMRSALVAMIYEKGLTLSCQSKQGRTSGEIINFMTVDAERIGNFSWYMHDPWMVLLQVGLALWILYRNLGLASIAALVATIIVMLINFPFGRMQERFQEKLMEAKDSRMKSTSEILRNMRILKLQGWEMKFLSKIFDLRKSEEGWLKKYVYNSAVISFVFWGAPTLVSVSTFGACILLGIPLESGKILSALATFRILQEPIYNLPDTISMIVQTKVSLDRLASYLCLDNLQPDIVERLPKGSSDVAVEVINSTLSWDVSSSNPTLKDINFKVFPGMKVAVCGTVGSGKSSLLSSLLGEVPKVSGSLKVCGTKAYVAQSPWIQSGKIEDNILFGKPMERERYDKVLEACSLSKDLEILSFGDQTVIGERGINLSGGQKQRIQIARALYQDADIYLFDDPFSAVDAHTGSHLFKEVLLGLLCSKSVIYVTHQVEFLPAADLILVMKDGRISQAGKYNDILNSGTDFMELIGAHQEALAVVDSVDANSVSEKSALGQENVIVKDAIAVDEKLESQDLKNDKLESVEPQRQIIQEEEREKGSVALDVYWKYITLAYGGALVPFILLGQVLFQLLQIGSNYWMAWATPVSEDVQAPVKLSTLMIVYVALAFGSSLCILLRATLLVTAGYKTATELFHKMHHCIFRSPMSFFDSTPSGRIMSRASTDQSAVDLELPYQFGSVAITVIQLIGIIGVMSQVSWLVFLVFIPVVAASIWYQVLFNKLYNLVFHKSC from the exons ATGGACTTTCTCGGTTCCACGACGGGTAGCGGTACGTTAGCAATGTTGTTCTCGTTTTCGGAATCTATTTTGCCTCTGGATTCTAGGTCTTTCCTTCTGAAACCTCTTTTCCTGAGATGGCTTTCTGGTTTCTTACACTCGGTTTTGTTGCTGGTCCTGTTTTTCTCATGGGTTCGTAAGAAAATTAGGGGGGATAGTGGTGTTACGGAGAGTTTGAAAGATAGGAGGGATTTTGGGTTTAAGTCAGCTCTGTTTTGTAGTTTAGCTCTGTCTCTGCTTAATCTCGTGTTGATGTCGTTGAGTGGTTTCTATTGGTACGAGAGTGGCTGGTTAGATAATGAACAGCTAGTTTCCTCCCTTGGGTTTCTTTTGGGAATGGTTTCTTGGGGGGTTTTGTCGATTTGTTTGCATCGCTGCAGAGATTGTGAGCATAAAAAGGCTCCCTTTTTACTTAGGCTATGGTTGGTTTTCTATCTAGTGGTCTCTTGCTACTCTCTTGTGGTAGATTTTGTGATGTACGAGAGACGTGAAACCGTACCTGTTCACCTTCTAGTGTTCGATATAGTCGCTTTTATTGCTGCTGTGTTTCTCGGTTACGTGGCTGTCCTCAAGAAAGATAGAAGCAACAGCAATGGAGTTTTGGAAGAGCCTCTGTTGAACGGTGGTGATTCTCGTGTTGGTGGTGATGACAGCGTTGAGTTAAATAAAACCAATGGGAGTGGTGAGGCTACTCCTTACTCGAGAGCTGGCATTCTCAGTCTTTTGACTTTCTCATGGATGAGTCCATTAATAGACAttggaaacaagaaaaccCTTGATCTAGAAGATGTTCCGCAGCTTCATGATACTGACAGCGTAGTCGGGTTAGCTCCTAAGTTTCGGAGTATGCTTGAATCACCAGATGGGGGCGAGAGAAGTGGCGTTACCACGTTCAAGCTTATAAAAGCCTTGTATTTTACGGCTCAGTGGGAGATTCTAGTGACAGCCTTCTTTGCTTTCATCTACACGGTTGCATCATATGTTGGGCCAGCACTCATTGATACTTTCGTGCAATACCTTAATGGACGTAGGCAGTATAACCATGAAGGATATGTGCTAGTCATTACTTTCTTTGCTGCTAAGATTGTGGAGTGCCTTTCACAGAGACATTGGTTCTTTAGGCTACAGAAGGTTGGTATTAGGATGAGATCAGCCTTGGTTGCGATGATATATGAAAAGGGTCTGACCCTTTCATGTCAGTCAAAGCAAGGACGCACAAGTGGGGAGATTATAAATTTCATGACTGTGGATGCGGAGAGGATTGGTAATTTCAGTTGGTACATGCATGACCCCTGGATGGTCTTGTTACAAGTCGGTCTAGCTCTGTGGATCTTGTATAGAAATCTTGGACTAGCATCAATAGCGGCTTTAGTTGCTACCATTATAGTAATGCTTATAAATTTTCCATTCGGGAGAATGCAAGAGAGGTTTCAGGAGAAGTTAATGGAAGCTAAGGATAGCCGGATGAAATCAACATCTGAGATCTTAAGAAACATGAGGATTCTCAAGCTTCAGGGATGGGAAATGAAGTTTCTCTCCAAGATTTTTGATCTTCGGAAATCTGAGGAAGGATGGCTGAAAAAGTATGTGTATAACTCGGCtgttattagttttgttttctggggGGCTCCTACTCTGGTGTCAGTCTCCACTTTTGGTGCTTGTATACTTCTTGGAATCCCCCTTGAATCAGGAAAGATACTCTCTGCACTTGCAACCTTCAGGATTCTACAAGAGCCGATCTACAATCTTCCCGACACTATCTCCATGATTGTGCAGACTAAAGTCTCTCTTGATAGACTTGCATCCTACCTTTGCCTGGACAATTTGCAGCCTGACATTGTAGAGAGGCTTCCTAAGGGAAGTTCAGACGTGGCAGTAGAAGTGATCAACAGCACTTTATCTTGGGATGTCTCATCCTCTAACCCGACTctcaaagacataaatttCAAGGTCTTTCCTGGGATGAAGGTTGCAGTTTGTGGTACCGTTGGCTCTGGGAAATCGAGCTTACTTTCATCTTTACTAGGAGAAGTACCCAAGGTATCTGGAAGTCTTAAGGTTTGTGGGACAAAAGCGTATGTTGCGCAATCTCCTTGGATTCAGAGTGGTAAAATTGAGGATAACATCTTGTTTGGCAAACCTATGGAAAGAGAACGATATGATAAGGTGCTTGAAGCATGTTCGTTGAGTAAGGATCTGGAGATACTTTCATTCGGTGATCAGACCGTTATTGGAGAACGCGGCATTAATTTGAGTGGTGGGCAAAAGCAAAGGATACAGATTGCACGTGCTCTCTACCAAGATGCTGATATCTATCTGTTCGATGATCCTTTTAGCGCTGTGGATGCACACACAGGGTCACATCTCTTTAAG GAAGTTCTACTGGGGCTTTTGTGTTCCAAATCGGTTATATATGTTACTCATCAAGTTGAGTTCTTACCTGCTGCTGATCTTATACTG GTCATGAAAGATGGGAGAATCAGCCAAGCTGGAAAATACAATGATATCCTCAACTCTGGAACTGATTTCATGGAGCTTATAGGTGCGCATCAGGAGGCTCTTGCAGTAGTTGATTCTGTTGATGCCAATTCTGTTTCTGAGAAATCAGCTTTAGGCCAAGAAAATGTAATTGTGAAAGATGCTATCGCTGTTGATGAGAAACTAGAAAGTCAGGATCTGAAGAATGATAAATTAGAATCTGTGGAGCCCCAAAGACAAATTATTCAAGAGGAAGAGAGGGAGAAAGGTAGTGTCGCTTTGGATGTGTACTGGAAATATATCACACTGGCATATGGAGGAGCTCTTGTGCCTTTCATATTGTTGGGGCAAGTTCTCTTTCAGCTTCTACAGATTGGAAGCAACTACTGGATGGCTTGGGCTACTCCTGTTTCTGAGGATGTGCAAGCTCCTGTGAAACTTTCCACGTTAATGATTGTGTATGTGGCTTTGGCCTTTGGAAGTTCCCTCTGCATTCTTCTTAGAGCCACGCTTCTTGTCACTGCTGGTTACAAGACTGCTACTGAACTGTTTCATAAAATGCATCACTGCATATTCCGTTCTCCTATGTCTTTCTTTGATTCCACTCCAAGTGGAAGAATCATGAGTAGA GCTTCTACCGACCAATCCGCAGTAGATTTGGAACTACCGTATCAATTTGGATCAGTTGCTATCACAGTGATTCAGCTTATTGGAATCATTGGAGTAATGTCTCAAGTTTCTTGGCTGGTTTTTCTCGTCTTCATCCCTGTGGTTGCTGCCTCCATATGGTATCAGGTACTTTTCAATAAACTTTACAATTTAGTCTTCCATAAGAGTTGTTGA